CTTAGTAATTTCATGTTATGATAAATAAAAGTAATCCTAATGGCCTTATATTAATAAAGCATCCTCTCTTTTGCTAGGATCTTGTAAGAAgatgtttttttcttccttttatgcTCTAATTAATTATAAAATGTTCCTATAAGTTTTAAGATAATAAGGGTGATACAGTAGAACAACCAAAATCTCATACAAAAAATCTCACATCGTTTATACATAGTAAAGTTAGAGATCAATTCACGACGGTAAGAAAAGGCAATCAAATGAACGAAGAGTGAAAATTTCCATTAATGAAATGAATGGATCAATCAACATATGGTCAAGTAATCCAGTTTCAAACCAAATAAAAGATACATGTATCACAAAAACGAAAACCGACACACATCAAATTAACGAAATACAGGAAGCACCAGCAGCATTTGTCCTCTTCATCCTCCTCCAGGTGCACGTATCTTCCTTCGCTTACTTACTGCATGTAGTAAGACAAGAAGGAGAGTACGGAGGCGCCGAGCACCGCGCCGACGGCCGGGAAGGCGCCGGTTGCTGCGGAGGCTCCCGCCGCCGGGGCTCCCGCCAGGGCTCCCGCCGGGGCAAGGGCCGGACCATCGGCAGCGAGGGCAACGGTCGCCGATGCGGCGATGAGGACGGCGCAGGCAATCTTCTTCATCTCCATGACCTGAGAAAGTCGAAAGAGGGAGATGAGGAAGCACAAGGGCTTATTGGCAAAGCTGGGATTGCTTATTCGTGCCCTTGATGCTTGCGTGGGGAAGAATGGGGGAATGGAGGGGGAGTCTTATAGGCCGGATTAGCAGGCTAGCTAATCTTGGgggtcagaggttgaagaagagTTGGTGGTGGGCGGCATGTCGAGGCCCCTGTCTACGTACGTGCGTGCATGTACGTGATATGAGTGGGCGGCAAGGTTGTTGGA
The sequence above is drawn from the Triticum aestivum cultivar Chinese Spring chromosome 7A, IWGSC CS RefSeq v2.1, whole genome shotgun sequence genome and encodes:
- the LOC123151338 gene encoding arabinogalactan protein 23, whose protein sequence is MEMKKIACAVLIAASATVALAADGPALAPAGALAGAPAAGASAATGAFPAVGAVLGASVLSFLSYYMQ